The Mytilus galloprovincialis chromosome 4, xbMytGall1.hap1.1, whole genome shotgun sequence genome contains a region encoding:
- the LOC143073274 gene encoding helicase POLQ-like isoform X1 has protein sequence MSSADVEKGPCRRVGKTRRKSSSDLKDEINRQSKYFKSEQNVKSDFKISNCQFDDATSPNDNSSWFANSFNNERKSHEYDNVKHVKNNTRLKSSSVLNPQDHTDPCGDANAVKRGCDSDIIDQSHHHIKVDTCINSSPEPKSAMGKVIRNSDTTTEPKDLKQVTVMEQEHKVLDDEAEDSILDSSDFLLADMDINWCEGHNEKSEVKLKLDKNKEHVKTEKMVPVTPVNTLRDRIKQRLHNNAGVKTPQGPGSVIQQQQEEQLQKVQEEMERLKTKGSTSDIGPFYGLPSKVQQLLQAQRGISKLYDWQDECLNLPGVREGRNLIYSLPTSGGKTLVAEILILKQILCQQKDAIIILPFVSIVQEKVRSISTFALELDFLVEEYAGSKGRFPPMKRRNKRSLYIATIEKAHSLINSLIENNRLDTLGLVVVDELHMIGEGGSRGATLESTLLKIIHKQSNTQIIGMSATLNNIEDLQNFLKADVYHNDFRPVKLTEYIKLQDNIYEVTCKTAEELVSHSRVVTFPYSSDQTKTDPDHLMGLVLEVIPNNSCLVFCPTKKNCENVAMMLCKLFVSKNRELCDIKKAEKKALLKELYSDGEQRICPVLQYTVHFGIAYHHSGLTMDERRLIEDAYSEGTLCLLACTSTLAAGVNLPAKRVILRSPYVGTTFLSRTQYKQMTGRAGRAGIDSSGESILITKSTDRDKVQELISGPNEMCYSSLMYDGGKGIRSLILSVIGLQVTKTTSDVYEFMRKTLLSTQGTTCDVTMVTKDSLQKLIELGLVLQKRSLSQADEDCDDFHLEVTPLGRATFKGSVDIDNASQLYSDLKKGEESLVLATYIHLLFLVTPYDMVDMVKPSWIIYFQQLSALDSIEMKAASLIGVPESYIAMRASGQCSRQKVNDFILNRFYLTLMLYELWKQKSLWEVADKFQQPRGFIQNLLSSAAGFASCVFHFCQELEEFWAYQDLLGNFVKRLSYCVTTELIPLMEIPGVKLGRAKQLHSSGYKTLTHVAHADPVDIVKNIKQISKTAAIQIVTSAKVLLNEKAEALREEVEELINVPEGSVSVTTISSQESDILPPTPDGANFSQESVT, from the exons ATGTCATCAGCTGATGTGGAAAAGGGACCATGTCGAAGAGTTGGTAAAACCAGACGCAAAAGTAGTAGTGACTTGAAAGATGAAATAAATCGACAgagtaaatatttcaaaagtgaacaaaatgtaaaaagtgaTTTTAAAATAAGTAACTGTCAATTTGATGATGCTACATCACCAAATGACAATTCTTCATGGTTTGCAAATTCTTTTAATAATGAAAGAAAGAGTCATGAGTATGATAATGttaaacatgtcaaaaacaaCACAAGATTAAAAAGTTCATCAGTTCTAAATCCACAAGATCATACTGATCCTTGTGGTGATGCTAACGCTGTAAAAAGAGGTTGCGATAGTGATATCATTGACCAGAGTCATCATCATATAAAAGTCGATACATGTATTAACAGTAGTCCTGAACCAAAGTCAGCAATGGGAAAAGTGATAAGAAATTCAGATACAACAACAGAGCCTAAAGATTTAAAGCAGGTAACTGTAATG GAACAAGAACATAAAGTGCTTGACGATGAAGCAGAAGATAGTATCCTTGACAGCAGTGACTTCCTGTTGGCAGACATGGACATAAACTGGTGTGAAGGTCATAATG aaaaatctGAAGTGAAATTAAAACTAGACAAGAACAAAGAGCATGTTAAAACAGAGAAAATGGTTCCTGTTACACCTGTAAACACTCTTAGAGACAGAATCAAACAAAGACTACATAATAATGCAGGTGTAAAAACACCTCAGGGACCAGGATCAGTCATACAACAACAACAAGAGGAACAACTACAGAAAGTCCAGGAAGAAATGGAAAGACTGAAAACTAAAGGAAGTACTTCAGATATTGGTCCATTTTATGGTCTTCCATCTAAAGTTCAACAGCTTCTACAAGCACAAAGAGGAATCTCAAAGCTTTATG ATTGGCAAGATGAATGTTTGAATCTACCCGGTGTAAGAGAAGGGAGAAATCTTATCTATTCCTTACCTACAAGTGGTGGGAAAACATTAGTAGCTGAGATTCTGATACTCAAACAGATACTGTGTCAACAAAAAGATGCTATTATTATACTTCCATTTGTTTCTATAGTACAGGAAAAG GTTAGAAGTATATCAACATTTGCATTAGAATTAGATTTCTTAGTAGAGGAATATGCAGGCAGTAAAGGCAGATTTCCTCCAATGAAAAGACGGAACAAACGATCGTTATATATAGCTACGATAGAGAAAGCTCACTCACTAATTAACAGCTTGATAGAGAACAACAGATTAGATACTCTAGGATTAGTTGTTGTGGATGAA CTCCACATGATAGGAGAAGGTGGGAGTCGTGGTGCCACTTTAGAATCAACATTGCTGAAAATTATTCACAAGCAGA GTAATACACAGATTATAGGAATGAGTGCTACTTTGAACAATATTGAAGATCTACAGAACTTTCTTAAGGCTGATGTCTACCATAATGACTTTAGACCT GTGAAATTGACAGAGTACATAAAGTTGCAGGACAACATTTATGAGGTGACATGTAAGACGGCAGAAGAATTGGTATCTCACAGCAGGGTTGTGACATTTCCA TATTCTTCTGATCAAACTAAAACAGACCCAGACCATTTAATGGGATTAGTATTAGAGGTTATACCAAATAATTCATGTCTGGTGTTCTGTCCTACAAAGAAAAACTGTGAAAATGTGGCCATGATGTTATGTAAATTGTTTGTTAGTAAAAACag AGAGTTATGTGATATTAAGAAGGCTGAAAAGAAAGCGTTATTAAAAGAATTATACAGTGATGGAGAACAGAGAATTTGTCCTGTACTGCAATACACAGTACACTTTGGAATAGCCTATCATCATAGTGGACTGACGATGGACGAGAGGCGACTGATAGAAGATGCTTACTCAGAGGGTACACTGTGTTTACTGGCCTGTACAAGTACACTGGCTGCTGGTGTTAATCTACCTGCTAAGAG AGTAATTTTACGAAGTCCCTATGTAGGAACTACATTTCTGAGCAGGACTCAGTACAAACAAATGACAGGAAGAGCAGGGAGAGCTGGTATTGATTCTTCAGGGGAGAGCATCCTTATTACTAAATCTACAGACAGGGATAAG GTACAAGAATTAATATCTGGACCAAATGAGATGTGTTACAGTAGTCTAATGTATGATGGAGGAAAGGGAATCCGTAGTCTCATACTCTCTGTCATAGGGTTACAG GTTACTAAGACCACTTCTGATGTGTATGAATTTATGAGAAAAACTTTGTTGTCCACTCAAGGAACTACATGTGATGTTACTATGGTAACCAAAGATTCACTTCAGAAGTTAATTGAACTTGGTTTAGTTCTCCAGAAAAGGTCACTGTCTCAAGCAGATGAAGATTGTGATGATTTTCATTTGGAAGTAACACCTCTAGGAAGAGCTACTTTCAAAG gaTCTGTAGATATTGATAATGCCTCCCAACTTTATAGTGATTTGAAGAAGGGTGAAGAATCCCTGGTACTGGCTACTTATATACACCTCTTGTTTCTAGTCACTCCTTATGATATGGTAGATATGGTCAAACCATCATGGATTATTTATTTCCAGCAG CTGTCAGCGTTAGATAGCATCGAAATGAAAGCAGCATCCTTAATAGGTGTGCCTGAGAGTTACATAGCCATGAGAGCTTCTGGACAATGTTCTAGACAG AAAgtaaatgattttatattaaatCGCTTCTACCTCACCCTGATGTTGTATGAGTTGTGGAAACAGAAAAGTTTATGGGAAGTAGCCGACAAGTTTCAGCAGCCAAGAGGATTTATACAGAATCTATTGTCTAGTGCAGCAGGTTTTGCATCCTGTGTTTTTCATTTCTGTCAG GAATTGGAAGAGTTTTGGGCATACCAGGATTTGctaggaaattttgttaaaagacTGTCATATTGTGTCACAACAGAATTAATTCCCTTGATGGAAATCCCTGGTGTCAAACTG GGAAGAGCCAAACAGCTTCACTCCAGTGGATATAAAACATTAACTCATGTGGCACATGCTGATCCAGTGGacattgttaaaaatattaaacagataTCTAAAACGGCTGCTATACAAATTGTCACTTCTGCAAAG gttcttttaaatgaaaaagcAGAAGCATTGAGAGAAGAAGTTGAAGAACTTATAAATGTACCTGAAGGAAGTGTTTCCGTGACAACTATTAGTTCCCAGGAATCTGACATTCTACCTCCTACCCCTGATGGTGCAAACTTCTCACAGGAATCAGTTACATGA
- the LOC143073274 gene encoding helicase POLQ-like isoform X2, translating into MSSADVEKGPCRRVGKTRRKSSSDLKDEINRQSKYFKSEQNVKSDFKISNCQFDDATSPNDNSSWFANSFNNERKSHEYDNVKHVKNNTRLKSSSVLNPQDHTDPCGDANAVKRGCDSDIIDQSHHHIKVDTCINSSPEPKSAMGKVIRNSDTTTEPKDLKQEQEHKVLDDEAEDSILDSSDFLLADMDINWCEGHNEKSEVKLKLDKNKEHVKTEKMVPVTPVNTLRDRIKQRLHNNAGVKTPQGPGSVIQQQQEEQLQKVQEEMERLKTKGSTSDIGPFYGLPSKVQQLLQAQRGISKLYDWQDECLNLPGVREGRNLIYSLPTSGGKTLVAEILILKQILCQQKDAIIILPFVSIVQEKVRSISTFALELDFLVEEYAGSKGRFPPMKRRNKRSLYIATIEKAHSLINSLIENNRLDTLGLVVVDELHMIGEGGSRGATLESTLLKIIHKQSNTQIIGMSATLNNIEDLQNFLKADVYHNDFRPVKLTEYIKLQDNIYEVTCKTAEELVSHSRVVTFPYSSDQTKTDPDHLMGLVLEVIPNNSCLVFCPTKKNCENVAMMLCKLFVSKNRELCDIKKAEKKALLKELYSDGEQRICPVLQYTVHFGIAYHHSGLTMDERRLIEDAYSEGTLCLLACTSTLAAGVNLPAKRVILRSPYVGTTFLSRTQYKQMTGRAGRAGIDSSGESILITKSTDRDKVQELISGPNEMCYSSLMYDGGKGIRSLILSVIGLQVTKTTSDVYEFMRKTLLSTQGTTCDVTMVTKDSLQKLIELGLVLQKRSLSQADEDCDDFHLEVTPLGRATFKGSVDIDNASQLYSDLKKGEESLVLATYIHLLFLVTPYDMVDMVKPSWIIYFQQLSALDSIEMKAASLIGVPESYIAMRASGQCSRQKVNDFILNRFYLTLMLYELWKQKSLWEVADKFQQPRGFIQNLLSSAAGFASCVFHFCQELEEFWAYQDLLGNFVKRLSYCVTTELIPLMEIPGVKLGRAKQLHSSGYKTLTHVAHADPVDIVKNIKQISKTAAIQIVTSAKVLLNEKAEALREEVEELINVPEGSVSVTTISSQESDILPPTPDGANFSQESVT; encoded by the exons ATGTCATCAGCTGATGTGGAAAAGGGACCATGTCGAAGAGTTGGTAAAACCAGACGCAAAAGTAGTAGTGACTTGAAAGATGAAATAAATCGACAgagtaaatatttcaaaagtgaacaaaatgtaaaaagtgaTTTTAAAATAAGTAACTGTCAATTTGATGATGCTACATCACCAAATGACAATTCTTCATGGTTTGCAAATTCTTTTAATAATGAAAGAAAGAGTCATGAGTATGATAATGttaaacatgtcaaaaacaaCACAAGATTAAAAAGTTCATCAGTTCTAAATCCACAAGATCATACTGATCCTTGTGGTGATGCTAACGCTGTAAAAAGAGGTTGCGATAGTGATATCATTGACCAGAGTCATCATCATATAAAAGTCGATACATGTATTAACAGTAGTCCTGAACCAAAGTCAGCAATGGGAAAAGTGATAAGAAATTCAGATACAACAACAGAGCCTAAAGATTTAAAGCAG GAACAAGAACATAAAGTGCTTGACGATGAAGCAGAAGATAGTATCCTTGACAGCAGTGACTTCCTGTTGGCAGACATGGACATAAACTGGTGTGAAGGTCATAATG aaaaatctGAAGTGAAATTAAAACTAGACAAGAACAAAGAGCATGTTAAAACAGAGAAAATGGTTCCTGTTACACCTGTAAACACTCTTAGAGACAGAATCAAACAAAGACTACATAATAATGCAGGTGTAAAAACACCTCAGGGACCAGGATCAGTCATACAACAACAACAAGAGGAACAACTACAGAAAGTCCAGGAAGAAATGGAAAGACTGAAAACTAAAGGAAGTACTTCAGATATTGGTCCATTTTATGGTCTTCCATCTAAAGTTCAACAGCTTCTACAAGCACAAAGAGGAATCTCAAAGCTTTATG ATTGGCAAGATGAATGTTTGAATCTACCCGGTGTAAGAGAAGGGAGAAATCTTATCTATTCCTTACCTACAAGTGGTGGGAAAACATTAGTAGCTGAGATTCTGATACTCAAACAGATACTGTGTCAACAAAAAGATGCTATTATTATACTTCCATTTGTTTCTATAGTACAGGAAAAG GTTAGAAGTATATCAACATTTGCATTAGAATTAGATTTCTTAGTAGAGGAATATGCAGGCAGTAAAGGCAGATTTCCTCCAATGAAAAGACGGAACAAACGATCGTTATATATAGCTACGATAGAGAAAGCTCACTCACTAATTAACAGCTTGATAGAGAACAACAGATTAGATACTCTAGGATTAGTTGTTGTGGATGAA CTCCACATGATAGGAGAAGGTGGGAGTCGTGGTGCCACTTTAGAATCAACATTGCTGAAAATTATTCACAAGCAGA GTAATACACAGATTATAGGAATGAGTGCTACTTTGAACAATATTGAAGATCTACAGAACTTTCTTAAGGCTGATGTCTACCATAATGACTTTAGACCT GTGAAATTGACAGAGTACATAAAGTTGCAGGACAACATTTATGAGGTGACATGTAAGACGGCAGAAGAATTGGTATCTCACAGCAGGGTTGTGACATTTCCA TATTCTTCTGATCAAACTAAAACAGACCCAGACCATTTAATGGGATTAGTATTAGAGGTTATACCAAATAATTCATGTCTGGTGTTCTGTCCTACAAAGAAAAACTGTGAAAATGTGGCCATGATGTTATGTAAATTGTTTGTTAGTAAAAACag AGAGTTATGTGATATTAAGAAGGCTGAAAAGAAAGCGTTATTAAAAGAATTATACAGTGATGGAGAACAGAGAATTTGTCCTGTACTGCAATACACAGTACACTTTGGAATAGCCTATCATCATAGTGGACTGACGATGGACGAGAGGCGACTGATAGAAGATGCTTACTCAGAGGGTACACTGTGTTTACTGGCCTGTACAAGTACACTGGCTGCTGGTGTTAATCTACCTGCTAAGAG AGTAATTTTACGAAGTCCCTATGTAGGAACTACATTTCTGAGCAGGACTCAGTACAAACAAATGACAGGAAGAGCAGGGAGAGCTGGTATTGATTCTTCAGGGGAGAGCATCCTTATTACTAAATCTACAGACAGGGATAAG GTACAAGAATTAATATCTGGACCAAATGAGATGTGTTACAGTAGTCTAATGTATGATGGAGGAAAGGGAATCCGTAGTCTCATACTCTCTGTCATAGGGTTACAG GTTACTAAGACCACTTCTGATGTGTATGAATTTATGAGAAAAACTTTGTTGTCCACTCAAGGAACTACATGTGATGTTACTATGGTAACCAAAGATTCACTTCAGAAGTTAATTGAACTTGGTTTAGTTCTCCAGAAAAGGTCACTGTCTCAAGCAGATGAAGATTGTGATGATTTTCATTTGGAAGTAACACCTCTAGGAAGAGCTACTTTCAAAG gaTCTGTAGATATTGATAATGCCTCCCAACTTTATAGTGATTTGAAGAAGGGTGAAGAATCCCTGGTACTGGCTACTTATATACACCTCTTGTTTCTAGTCACTCCTTATGATATGGTAGATATGGTCAAACCATCATGGATTATTTATTTCCAGCAG CTGTCAGCGTTAGATAGCATCGAAATGAAAGCAGCATCCTTAATAGGTGTGCCTGAGAGTTACATAGCCATGAGAGCTTCTGGACAATGTTCTAGACAG AAAgtaaatgattttatattaaatCGCTTCTACCTCACCCTGATGTTGTATGAGTTGTGGAAACAGAAAAGTTTATGGGAAGTAGCCGACAAGTTTCAGCAGCCAAGAGGATTTATACAGAATCTATTGTCTAGTGCAGCAGGTTTTGCATCCTGTGTTTTTCATTTCTGTCAG GAATTGGAAGAGTTTTGGGCATACCAGGATTTGctaggaaattttgttaaaagacTGTCATATTGTGTCACAACAGAATTAATTCCCTTGATGGAAATCCCTGGTGTCAAACTG GGAAGAGCCAAACAGCTTCACTCCAGTGGATATAAAACATTAACTCATGTGGCACATGCTGATCCAGTGGacattgttaaaaatattaaacagataTCTAAAACGGCTGCTATACAAATTGTCACTTCTGCAAAG gttcttttaaatgaaaaagcAGAAGCATTGAGAGAAGAAGTTGAAGAACTTATAAATGTACCTGAAGGAAGTGTTTCCGTGACAACTATTAGTTCCCAGGAATCTGACATTCTACCTCCTACCCCTGATGGTGCAAACTTCTCACAGGAATCAGTTACATGA